CCAGATAGGATACCCACCCGTTGATGGCCCAGTTCCAGCGCGTGGCGGGCCTGAAGCCTGCCTCCCAGGAAGTGATCTGCCTCAACCCCGTCAACCCCTTCCGCGGTGCGGTCTACGAGGACCACGGGAAAAGGCGGGGGTTTGTAAGAGTTTACGGGTACCCAGATGGCCCCCGCCACCTGCTCCTCAGCCAGGTGGCGCAGCCCCTCCTCTTGTACGGCCTCGTCCTCCAAGGAGTCCACTAGGGTGAGGGTGTAGCCTGCCCTGTGAACGGCGAGGCCGATGGCTTGGGCTAGTCCCGGGAAGAAAGGGTTGGTGAGGTCAGGCAGAATCAGGCCTAGAATACGGCTTTGGCCGCGACGAAGAGCCTGCGCTTGTCGGTTCAGTCGGTAGCCCAGGGTCTCCACGGCAGCCCACACGCGGTCGGCCACCTCAGGGCGCACCCGCTTTGTCCCGTTAAGCACGTGGGAAACCGTGGTGTGGGAAACGCCTGCCAGTTTGGCCACATCCCGCAGGGTGGGCATGGTTTAACGTTCAACCCCCTAGTTGAGGCTATGCTAGCACACCCTGAGGGGGCGGTCAAGGGCTTTGGGGCTTGCCTCAGACTTGACCGCTGTACTGCATAGAGCCCCAAGGAAGCGCAGGGCGGAGAGGGGGTTGAAGGAGAAGATTTCTAGGGCTGCCTTCTTCTCCCTCACCCCCTCCCGGTGAAG
The Thermus islandicus DSM 21543 genome window above contains:
- a CDS encoding LacI family DNA-binding transcriptional regulator, which produces MPTLRDVAKLAGVSHTTVSHVLNGTKRVRPEVADRVWAAVETLGYRLNRQAQALRRGQSRILGLILPDLTNPFFPGLAQAIGLAVHRAGYTLTLVDSLEDEAVQEEGLRHLAEEQVAGAIWVPVNSYKPPPFPVVLVDRTAEGVDGVEADHFLGGRLQARHALELGHQRVGILSGPQSLRSARLRREGFLVEAQEGGLEVVWEEEVPFSLSLTPRARARLQKAREEVTFVAAANDAIALAALEVLRESGTRVPEEVSLIGYDDIPWATLAYPPLTTVRQPIPQMAEAAVGLLLRRVQEPEGEAARTVLPVTLVPRGSTREVGR